Within the Melitaea cinxia chromosome 27, ilMelCinx1.1, whole genome shotgun sequence genome, the region CAACGTCGCTGATAGTATGAAAGAGAATGGGACAAAGAACTTTAAATCATGCGATTCCGGATTCGAAAACTCAGATACGACTTATGCTGTTCCTGTTTTATCGGATGACAGTAATATACCCTCCGAGACAaatgtagaaaatattaaatatcctATAGAAGTAAATGTCGATGCATGCGACATTGGTGCCCTGGAAAACGACGGTAGCTCTGAAATATCAACTCCTACATCTCTGTCCTCTGAGGATAATGCTGTTAACGCTTTTGAAGTAAGTTCCTCCAATAAAAATGACATGGATCACGTAgggaatattaataaaaataatattgatgaaAATGACCAAATACAAGTTACTAAAGACTATAGCCCTCATAATGAAGTAAAAAACGATGCTGTAGATAGTATAAAAGAATCGATTAGCTTAGAAAATAGTAATTCAAAcagtgaaaataaaataacgatgTCAACATGTAGCCTATATGAGCCAAATGAACCAAAAACTACTATAAATCTAACTTCGCTCAGCCGTAGTGCTGATAATATTTCCGCTTACGACACAACGAACGAAAATGTTGACAATTTAAACACCAAAGACCTTGATCAAGCGAAAATTCTCTCTGAATTCATAAgccaaaaaaataaagtgaacGCAACTCAAAAAATTGTTCTTGATAATCCACATATAGATGCTAGATACGGTAGATTACCAAAAGAAATACTGTCTCAAGATCTAGGTAGTATTGTTAAAAATGTGCATGGAATATTCAGCTCTGTTAGCGGTAGCTTAAAAAATGCCTACAATAACAGTCACAGAGTAGCACAGAAGCCCCAAGTGAAAGCTGTTAAACCAGTAGCCAACGGTAGAATAATGAATGAGATATTTGAATTTACGGATGAAAAAGCTACTGATGTTACAAAATTGCAAAACAGTGAAAATTTATGCTCGGAATCTGTTCCTATAACAAATGTTCAAGAATCAGAACAAGATGGTAATGATAGTAGCAGCGAAATGTTGAAGTTACAGATAGAGTCCCTAGAAAGGGTTTTGTTTGAACAGAGGAAGGAAAATGCATCCCTCTGGGAGAGAGTGAAGCAGCAATGTGATGAACTACAAGCGAAAGATCAAACATTTAAAGAATTGGAGGCTAAAGCGGATCTGGtaaattttttcatattcttataaacttaattgttatcatattttattaaatttaccatTTAATACtctcttattataaatatgtataatgtataataatattcaatgtaACAtctgaaaaaaacaaaaaaaaaaaaaaaaaattatgttctaACTTAAAAAAGTTGCATAGGCTGTCCTATTAGTGTCCTATTAGTGATCTCTTACAGACAACTTCTGTCAATAGAGAATATATTGTTACCataaacaataaagtatttaaaggtaaaaaaaagtaaGGTGGCAAAATATtaggggtttttttttttgtaacagttTGGTTTTAGATTTCATGaaactaagtaaataaataaatggctcACACTCAACGTCCCCCACTAGGATTTCTTGCTGTGTCTGGGgcccggaaacacaatacacaagcacaaacacccagaccactgcaaacatctgtatggcctatcTCTAGTAATTTTGCATTTATTTCGGCATGAAAAAGTGTTATGGGGCTATTAAGGCTATACACCACATATGTACTAAGTTACGCAGCAAGAAGTCAAGCTATCAAAGTTGAACAAACATAAATGTTTTtgctgacaaacgaaaaaaaacttacttcaattacatcgacaagtaatacaacgtaggtagacgaaaaaatagtcaagtaaatacgcactatcaaagattactagtagtagccattttttttaatttttcctcAGATTTCATCTTCTATTATAGATAAAACATACTAGAAAAAAAGACGAAAATAATTACCAAATCAATTTCAGATGTGTAAACGGGCAGAACAGGCTCAGAAAGAAAAAGATGCAGCGGTAATGCGCTACGCAAGCACTGAATGCGCTGCTATCGAAGCAAAAAAAGCAGCAGAAGCGGCAACTAAGTCAGAACGGGCAGCTATAGTGGAAAAAGATTTGGCAACTGCTAAACTCAAGACAGCCAGAGAAGAAAAGCAGAGGATTTGTCAGCTGTATGATGATAAGGTGAAGACTTCCTTTACTCCAGGCTCTGAATGTCTTTCTATGTATAGGCCTACTGTTTTTTAAAAGAAGATTTAGTTCATAAATGCCCTTCTGTGGGtttatctgaggtagggcagagcagttaaatatcatgctcaaaatctggagtagcccgacaggggtagtacctcgaccttacagaagatcacagctaaataatactgctcttaagcagtgttgttttagccagccctcttttcacgcataacggaccacttttgtgtctaaatgcggaaaaccgagcccacaacaatacaatacaataaaataagcagtgttctgttcctgtggtgagtaaggtgaccagagctcctggatttgaaataggttcggcaacgctctagcgatgcttctgatgttgcagacgtctataagctacggtattcgcttaccatcagatgagccgtacgcttctttgccgacctagtgatataaaaaaaacatgcatTGTGTATTCTGTTTAAGTAAGTCATTTGTCACCTTAACTCCTTCTATATTATTGTACGTGTACAAACAGTTCCGtacaataattatctaaaaaCACTGTCCCATCATCAAGACGAATATATGGAAGATATgaggtaataaaaaatacatgacTACATACAAGATTGTAAGCAGTCTGGTAAAAagacaactaaaaaaaatcatgaaaaaatatattattacaaatagcattttatttacaactagttgcccggacagactttgtttgtcaaaagttaatagtaattttttttttttttttttaaatattaaagccttccgtgggccttaagaaacgtacaaaaaactaaattagccgaattggtcgagccattctcgaagTATGCGCTTAGcaccattcatttttatttatatagattacgtatttgttaattttggtatttaattggtaatttatgttaataatatttcagtGTCACGAGCTACAGAACAGCGAACGCGAAGTGTCCAAAGTGCGTGAAGAGTTGAAGGAGATCGAGGGACGCTTGAAATGGACGCAGAGTAAGCTGAGGATGGAAATGGACGTTTGCaaggtatatatattaattgattgACCATTGATTTAGCCTctaccatcccactgctgggtgcttagcttaactgaggtaggacagaGCAGAAAAcatcctgctcgaaatatggagtagaccgactggggaagtacctcgaccttacaaagatcacagctaaattcaGGGGCGTAGCTAccgccgtatcagccgtatcaatgatacggggccccttATCTACAgggtgtaagcaaaaattagtaaaatgttatccaagATGTCACTTAATCCCGTGCTTCGTgggaaaaaacattaaaaaaaactgtcatatgTGCAtatagagttttcacttcagaaatgacaaTAGTCAATAAAGCAATCCTCTTTCTTCCGATTTAAGCGTGAGCCTAAAAGTTGATAACATCCTGCATCGTTAATTGCGGAATTCatttaatcattatgaacaattaattaatcttttttataacaatggggGTGAACGAgtagacgaagccatctgatgtttAACGGCTATTGTCGCCCATGGCCTTGAGAAAAAAAGATGTATACactcgacgcttgaaaacccccaatattttattttttatttttttatatcactagttcggcaaacaagcgtacggctcacctgatggtaagagtttaccgtagcttatagacgcctgcaacaccagaagcatcgcaagcgcgttgccgacccaatcccaaatctcccccaggagctctggtcaccttactcaccaacaggaacacaatactgtttgaaaacagtattatttagctgtgatcttctgtaaggtcgaggtactaccccattcgggctgctccatattttgagcaggaaattcctgctgtgccctaacctAAGTTAAATTATAGCGCTCAGGGAAAACCTCATTgaggaaggtcattccacagtttgTATGTACACGGAAAGAATCCAAGTGGTGTGGATACCATCAGGATCACTGGACTTCTTGACGTTGAgggaatgcagaacacgacgaACGGCACTTTGCTCTATTACGCATCTcgtgctcgcaccgtggaatgctcgtcaagagttgaattcgacgcaaaaagagtgcaaagaattttcgcttTCTCTTTCGCAGAATGTGCCAGAGAGCCGTCAGGTTCGCACAGTGATAGAAGTGAAGACTAAAAGAAGTTACCGCGGCACGGGTttcatttggaaagcccaatagtctttCGCCAATTCTGCTAaagtgtttgaactttgccctagcgatttgcTTTCTTTAAGAACttgaggcagcgttgaatctcttcttcggGTTATGCGCCTGTaaatcccccgcatctattatTAGCCATACAGGCTGGAGCGAaggatcccccgcatctattgctgcagcgCAAGCGTGATAACTCTCAACTTGGAGCTACAAGCTCaagctatatatgtatatatatatatatatatcttcaaATGTTTACATGTTTAATTCCCAATGGCGgacaaattgtaataataaatatctataacatacacacggtcgtctgttcctacatatacaaataatacatgtataaataaatatatgtcgaATAGGTGTGTGGGCAATCCTGATTCGGTTGGTCCATACTCAAAACGTGGTGAAGACAGATGATATGTCAGCACAACCTTTCTATATGCCACGCAAACGAGAAGTGTGTCGCATCGCTCGTTCTCACTATTTAAAGGCggcgcgtcgatcaccccactactctaacagctaataattgacaactgacattatctgaatacatctaagtcaaacacttgacgttccgtattcatactctgcgacataTATGTTACATCTAGACTCGAAGCGGGAATCTAAGCCACAACCCCCGGAGAAGAAAGCACTAGTTAATTTATAGTGAGGCGGTTTTGCTTGAATTTGAGAGATAAAATGTTCTACTTACGTTATTTATCCACATTGCAGGTCTTCAACTGTGTATAAAATGTTTCATTGCAAATATAGTTTTTGGTCTAAAAGTCAAAGACATTGGATGAAATTCATTTAAAGAAgacatttcatttataaatatttacgtctTTAActtacagcgccatctattgacaaattggaattttaacgtttaaaaaaatcggCCGCACGATTGTATGGCACTTTGTGATTACAATTCTCTTATGATGGTAAATCAGTTAATGTTAgtatcattaatttattatatttatttacaggaGAGCCAAGAAAAAGTTGAAAAACTGACACAGCAAGTCGCAGAGTTAGAAGCGGCGAAGGAAGCGGCCATCGTTAACGCGGCCGACTCAGTTCGGGCTAAACAATTAGGTATGTGCGataaaactaaaacatatttattaggtaaggtgcagcaggaaatatcctgattaaaatctggagcattatatactttattgcaattaaaaaaaaaaatatacggaaAATTACACGTATAGTGGATGgtaaaggtggacttatccctagaagagatctcttccagtcatcCAGTGGTCatgagagagtgtcatatagcgggggacagtgcaagaaataacaacgtaatagctaaataactgtaatctatatacatataataaaatggtagaaaagtcaaaactgtacattgaatatttttttaaaagaatacttggggtgtgatctacaatcgataccgaagccaaaaatatggtttttagaatttttgtttgtttatctgtatgtatgtccgggatatactcaaaaagtagagcatgaatttacttcaaatttggcacgaatattattaagaattcgggtcaacatataggctacatattatcatgctatcacctactgGGAACGAGCCTTTATTACCTcaatgcattctgtaacaacgtgtaatctaacgacgcatatttaaatgttgttgttattatgttaataaccatgttatATAAGCTAACtttacactataaaaatcacacaatataagtaactaagctgataaacataattaaatgaatataagtagacaagacaattttaaagcagcgccatctatgagatttttctgtagatatgaaatgtaaagaagaaacgggtaaatgaatgttattttaaaaggtataatcgtaggtatttttggtgctgtatagcgttcacgcagacgacgtcgcgggcagcatgcatagatgagaaaaaatattattgggaatAATAACGCAATATTATACGCAAATAGCACCAAatacaatgattgtcagaatttttgtctgttttctgtgcgtttgtgcacgctaatctcagaaacggctcatCTGATTCAcatgtggtttttactaatatattgtggcaaacttagcttaacatttagtgtttgtttcatgtcaatcggttcatgaataaaaaagttatgccaatttaaagactcatgttgaaaatatattcactattccacgtggacgacgtcgcgagcacagctagtaatctaatatataaaattctcgtgtcgtggtgtttatagttaaactcctccgaaacggcttgaccgattctcatgaaattttgtgtgcatattgggtaggtctgaaaatcgaacaacatctatttttcattcctctaagttataaggggtggggataaaatatatggcaaaacaacgtttgcggggtaagctagtatatacagggtgtggcgtaaatagtggtccaccgttaaggattcgataaaccaggtaatttactataacatattacaattttatccatttttacccaaaggttccggaaatatttttattttttatttttttacgatatttgtaccccttgttacaaatttggttgtagttttaacaaataccattattttttcattttgattactggatattactgctgaacactagagctatcgttaaataacatgtttttaatgtaaatttaaggcttttcaagaaaaaaattggttttactctactttaaacccaaatttttaacatatcatgctaattcaagagcgatttttgtaaaaaaaatgtactaagctgtcagtgcccattcatttaaaaatatgcctactaaataccaatttcaaaattgtatcacaatagcagatcctattgtttaacagaaagatatccaattttaattgaagaaaggaagattttcattaaaataccttttaaaatttagttgcgttaatacttatgatttttgtaaaaaaagtaactacactgtcagtgcctgttcattttaaaatattcctactaaacacagattttaaaacgatttgccatcccattaataaaaaaaattattgcaactttaattgaaaaagacttaaaattaaaataaaaaattactactgttacagagtgatcttggcctaacttgtaaattagaacaaggcattaaaaaataattgtgtttgctcacaaacgaaaaaaaaaaaaccgacttcaattacatcgacgagtaatacaacgtagatcgacgaaaaaatagtcaagtaactatgcgttatcaaagattactcaaaaagtagttatcagatctcaataaaatttatatgtgactacatgataaacattagctttcgattaaattaaaaattatcaaaatcggtacatccagtaaaaagttattgcagattttcgagagtttccctcgatttctctgggatcccatcgtcagatcttagttttcttatcatggtaccaaactagggatatcccctttacaacaaaaataaataattatcaaaatcggtacatccagtagaaagttatgcggtataatacaccgtaggtcgacgaaaaaagcgtcaagtaaaaacgcattattagatatagctcgaaaagtagttgttagatctcaaataaatttaaatgggcccaattgacacacaccacctttcgattaaaaaaaaattctcgaaatcggtccacacggtcaaaagttctgatgtaacatacattaaaaaaaaatacagtcgaattgagaaccttctcctttttggaagtcggttaaaaacaagtcatactgtcatcgtttattattattctttgacatgattacaaacactgtatattcgacgttgcagagcatgtatagctgcgaatgggggccatttcgagcatttggtgtaatttttagtgtttgtaatcatgtcaaagaataataataaacgatgacagtatgacttgttttttttaataccttgttctaatttacaagttaggccaagatcactctgtaacagtagtaattttttattttaattttaagtctttttcaattaaagttgcaataattttttttattaatgggatggcaaatcgttttaaaatctgtgtttagtaggaatattttaaaatgaacaggcactgacagtgtagttactttttttacaaaaatcataagtattaacgcaactaaattttaaaaggtattttaatgaaaatcttcctttcttcaattaaaattggatatctttctgttaaacaataggatctgctattgtgatacaattttgaaattggtatttagtaggcatatttttaaatgaatgggcactgacagcttagtacattttttttacaaaaatcgctcttgaattagcatgatatgttaaaaatgtgggtttaaagtagagtaaaaccaatttttttcttgaaaagccttaaatttacattaaaaacatgttatttaacgatagctctagtgttcagcagtaataaccagtaatcaaaatgaaaaaataatggtatttgttaaaactacaaccaaatttgtaacaaggggtacaaatatcgtaaaaaaagtaaaaaataaaaatatttccggaacctttgggtaaaaatggataaaattgtaatatgttatagtaaattacctggtttatcgaatccttaacggtggaccactatttacgccacaccctgtatatatttGTTCTGTGCGTCTTTTTGTCACTGAACGCCTCCTAAACGGCTGAATCGATTcggttaaaattttgtacgtttatatattttgtatctaTGGGTTCTTGGATGGTTTGAAAACATatttggacccggtaggtggcgctgctatcggtatatcagcaatcaaatttggtagctgtattTCGGGCAAGACAACGTCTGTCGGGTCCTTTAGTAATTACTTAAGTTGGTTTCTGTTTTAATATGCATACTTCGATCGATAAATGCGATCTTACAAGAACGGTGTCTCTAAGAAGCtcatgatatatattttaacttatgatataatatattatcagtaaaagttattaatttttttatagatatatatgtatttgtgtatgtatatgtgtatatctgtatgtatgtatgtatatgtatgtagtgtacatgtatgtatatgagtataatatgttcatgtgtatgttacataacatttttgcgccccatcccacactccttatttagtcctctgcccaaaggttgcctggaagagatcgctgttttaGCGATAatgccgcctgttgcaactcatgcaaattctatttttatatatcatttgtaatactgttaaaaccttgtattggtgtgcgaaagtgtaaataaataaataaatagatatatgtattttttgtttacagaaTCAGATTTAAAGGAGAGTCAAGCTTCACTCATACTATGTAGACACGAAAGAGAAGATCTGGAAAAGCGACTCAATACAGCGCTACAGCAGCTGGATACTTGTAAGAAAGAGAGGGATGAAGCTAGTACAGCTCTCGCTCTAGCTAAAGAACAGGTAGGTTTTCAATGTATTTGAACAATAAATGTATACTGTGtataatgtgtgtgtgtatgcttctttttttttattgcattttttggAGTTATTaaccttaagaatcgatttttatataaggcacccggtatgaaaaaaataggagtaaaatctattgaaccagtgacctcgttacgtttctcgtaacgccatctatcggaaccctattggacgttagagcagcgtggtggattaaattatgatccttctcctacatggggaacgacgcctatgcccagtagtgggatgtttgTTACATACAGGCTGATGCGATGTCACGTTATGTTGTGGTGACGTCTAAATtgtattaatgattttatttaaaataatgtttttatttgaatttgttgGTAGATCGAGTCTCTCCAGCAGAGCAATATCCGTTTGGAAGAGGAGGCAGCTGAACTGGCTGCTCTGAGGGCTCAGGCTGCGCTTGCAGACACACTAAGCACCCAGCTACAGCGGTAAGGGGTCTTGGGTTGAGTTTAGGATTAGGACTCGAATGGCCGAAGATCTTGatctttacaaaatttatattcaaattgaTCAGTTGAAGAAAGCCCTTCAGATAAGCGGTCCAGGCTGAgttaaatgaaaacaatttttttttttttttttttatgtcactaggtcggcaaacaagcatacggctcacctgatggtaagcgattaccgtagcttatagacacctgcaacaccagaagcatcgcaagcgcgttgccgacccaatccccaatcccccccaggagctctggtcaccttactcaccaacaggaacacaatactgcttgaaaacagtattattttgctgtgatcttctgtaaggtcgaggtactaccccagtcgggctgctccatattttgagcaggaaattcctgctgtgccctacctcagttaggtaAATGAATGACAATGAATCACTTTTTTCTTATCGTGAATACACCATAGTAAAAAAGAAGTGTCGTTCCAGGGAGACGGAGCGTGCCTGGGCGGCGGAGCAGGCTCTAAGCGCGGAGCGAGCGCGCGCGGAGACTTGTGCGCGGCGAGAGGCAGCCGCGCTGGAGCACGCCGCGCGCCTCACCGCCGCGCACGTGCAcgagcgcgcgcgcgccgccgagCACGAGGCTAAGGTGAGCACGCGCCGCCGAGCACGAGGCTAAGGTGAGCACGCGCCGCCGAGCACGAGGCTAAGGTGAGCACGCGCCGCCGAGCACGAGGCTAAGGTGAGCACGCGCCGCCGAGCACGAGGCTAAGGTGAGCACGCGCCGCCGAGCACGAGGCTAAGGTGAGCACGCGCCGCCGAGCACGAGGCTAAGGTGAGCACGCGCCGCCGAGCACGAGGCTAAGGTGAGCACGCGCCGCCGAGCACGAGGCTAAGGTGAGACGCGCACGCGCACTGGCACGCGCGCGGAGACTTGTGCGCGGCGAGAGGCGGCCGCGCTGGAGCACATACGTGCTGAAGCACGCCTCACCATTCCTTAAGTAAGCACTTACATTCTgcctgtgatttttttttaaagttaaagtcTGGCAAagtcccagtcgggctgcttccaATTTTGGGTACTCTGTCCCCTACTTCAATAACATGATTCATAAATgcagaaaaaatttttttataccactaggtcggcaaacaagcgtacggctcactgatggtaagcgattaccgtagcttatagacgtctgcaacaccagaagcatcggaagcgcgttgccgaccctatccccaattgcATCCCCCCAGGAGCAACATTTGCGCTTTGAATTTGTGTGTTgatcgttaaaatttcttatttagCCTTACAATATACGGCTTGTAGAACTATCAttctaatttcataaaaattgatcAACTTCCTAAAAATTTCCATCTCTAGGCTCAAGCCCTTGCTGCCGATAATATTTCACTCCGGGAGACCGTACAAACTCTGGAGGAGGAAGCTGGTAGGTTGAGGGTGGCTCTGGAAGATGAGAGCGATCGACGGAATAAAGAAAACAGGGTGCTGGCTAGGAAGGTCAGTATTTAATCGGGTTACCGCAGACTCAACAATGTCTAATAATGTCTTTGTGATCTAATGACCTTTAATTTAGGTTACttctttatacaactagatcggtgAACAAGCATactgctcacctgatagtaagcgattattgtagcttatagacgtctgcaacaccagaagcatcgcaaacgtgttgccgaccctaccccccttaactctggtcaccttactcaccacatgaacacagTACACAGTGGGTGTGTTTAGCTTTACCGAACATCTACAGTTTGTACTGTAGCCGTATAtaccatatatttatttgaagataAAACGATACTctgttatacaaataaaacagaGGGCGCTGTGACAGAAGCTTGTCCACATACCAAAAGAaggctttttttatatcacaaaaGTGGAAAACAAGTGCCCAGCCCATCTGATGGTAACCATTCACCATAGcctataaacgtctgcaacaccagaagcatcgcaaacgcattgCCGGCCCTACCCCCGGTCttatccaggagctctggcaaccttactcatcacagggaCACAACAGTACTGGTTGAAACTCCCAATCGGGCTGATCCACATTTACAGCAGGATTTTTTATAGTccaaaaaatacagtaaaagcCAGGCATAATAGAGAGTTTTAACTAACAATAAAACTTACCTATTATTTTTCCTTAAGACATCCGGAATCCATCTTGAGTCAAGCACCTGTCTTTTTAACTTCCTTCGGTCTTTTTCTCCTCCCTTCGATCTTCCGGCGACGCTGCTGCCCTCTAGAATTGCTTTTGGCGGGAGCTGACGttcactttttttaatacaaaagaacTTTTACCTCATTATAAGACTCGAGATGCACCAGGTAGGAATTACCTGGATTCCGGATGTCTTAAGGAAAAATAATAGGTAAGTTTTATTGTTAGTTAAAACTCTCTATTATTTATTCCGTGTTGACATCCGGAATCCATCTTGAGTGATGTGTTTGTTATCTCCTGGTGGTAATATGACGATGCTATAATGTGCCTGTAATTTATTAGGTTGTATTGACAATAAgagaataattttcaaaaatcatCTTTAATGCAATGTCATGAAATATGTGCCTACAATAGCTATTAACTTTTAACGTAgcgattgaaaatattttgataaagaaACATTATGATTTTCGTttgattgatttaaaataatcttttggTAGTATCTTCGGAATGTATGTTCTTGTCTCCAATTACCAGTTGCCAAAATTTTGTCAATAGGAAATTGTTCTAACCAGTTAAGAGATGCGACCGCCGATCGCACGGACCCTGGCGAAGCTTCGACTCCAGCCTCTCTCAAGACTGATTTTACC harbors:
- the LOC123667184 gene encoding coiled-coil domain-containing protein 186 gives rise to the protein MSMEANTSIHIENANVADSMKENGTKNFKSCDSGFENSDTTYAVPVLSDDSNIPSETNVENIKYPIEVNVDACDIGALENDGSSEISTPTSLSSEDNAVNAFEVSSSNKNDMDHVGNINKNNIDENDQIQVTKDYSPHNEVKNDAVDSIKESISLENSNSNSENKITMSTCSLYEPNEPKTTINLTSLSRSADNISAYDTTNENVDNLNTKDLDQAKILSEFISQKNKVNATQKIVLDNPHIDARYGRLPKEILSQDLGSIVKNVHGIFSSVSGSLKNAYNNSHRVAQKPQVKAVKPVANGRIMNEIFEFTDEKATDVTKLQNSENLCSESVPITNVQESEQDGNDSSSEMLKLQIESLERVLFEQRKENASLWERVKQQCDELQAKDQTFKELEAKADLMCKRAEQAQKEKDAAVMRYASTECAAIEAKKAAEAATKSERAAIVEKDLATAKLKTAREEKQRICQLYDDKCHELQNSEREVSKVREELKEIEGRLKWTQSKLRMEMDVCKESQEKVEKLTQQVAELEAAKEAAIVNAADSVRAKQLESDLKESQASLILCRHEREDLEKRLNTALQQLDTCKKERDEASTALALAKEQIESLQQSNIRLEEEAAELAALRAQAALADTLSTQLQRETERAWAAEQALSAERARAETCARREAAALEHAARLTAAHVHERARAAEHEAKAQALAADNISLRETVQTLEEEAGRLRVALEDESDRRNKENRVLARKVAELTEEVAEANKKLEFEQGENNVLKKKHSSAIKELNRELHRAMKRIEILEAKLPQTDSTSTRTGSVSSLSSSDSPQEERVQNGHTDTLPDVQIKGPSFDKLYSKLGPPQPDRRALVERIVSLQRAAAARAERCEFLQEHCAALTRELRRKTRLLRVALPALPPAALASGASERHKSEIAQLGGGAMAAVWGGDPGGMTLELSLEMNKRLQAVLEDTLLKNITLKENMDTLGEEISRLREQVKSYENK